A region of the Polynucleobacter sp. MWH-Braz-FAM2G genome:
CTGAATTTCAGGAACCACATTTCGGACTCGTTGAGCTACGTCCAATAAGTTTGCTTGAGGCGCAACCTTGATAGCGATAAATACAGAACGTTTGCCACTAAAAGCAACATTGGTGTTGTAGTCCTCGGAGCCAAGTGTGACATTGGCCACTTGGTCTAAGTAAACAATATTTACGCCATCTTTTTTTATAACTAATTTGCGGAATTCTTCTAACGTATGCAAATCAGTGCCCGCTACTAAATCCACCGATACCATATCGCCTTTGGTACTTCCCACGGCAGAAAGGTAATTATTCGCAGACATAGCACTGTAAACATCATCTGCACCAACGCCCAATCCAGCCATCTTTTCTCGATCAAGCCAAGCACGCAACGCAAATTTGCGTCCCCCAGTAATTTCTGCGTTTTGCACACCCTCAACGGAATCCAGCTTTGGTTTTACAACGCGCAATAAATAATCTGTAATTGCGTTATTAGGAATCTCATCGCTATAAAAACCCATATACATCGCAGCAGTTGATTGACCTACTTGCACAGTCAAAATTGGCTGTTGAGCTTGGGGTGGTAACTGGTTTTTAACCGCGCTTATTTGCGTTTGAATTTGCGTCAAAGCCGCATTCGAGTCGTAATTCAACTTTAGTGTGGCAGTAATAGTCGATACACCACTCACGCTTGTTGAGGATAAGTAATCAATACCTTGAGCTTGAGCCACAGAGGCTTCTAAAGGCTGCGTAATAAAACCTGCGATCGTTTCTGGGTCTGCACCATAGTAGGCAGTCGTAATCGTCACAATCGCATTTTGCGTCTGTGGATACTGGTTTACAGGCAAAGAACCTATTGCCTTTAGACCAAAAATCAACACTAAAGCACTCACCACCATGGAGAGTACCGGCCTGCGGATGAATATATCAGTCCAATTCATCTGCTATTTATTCCTGTGGTTTTGGATTAGGTGAATTTGCTGGCTGCACCTTATTGTTAATAATTAGTGGTGTGCCATTCTTTAGCTTCAACTGCCCACTAGTTACTACCGTAGCACCCTCTTCCACGCCCTTCAGAATAGCAACTTGATCACCACGAGTTAATCCCGTTGTTACAAATACTTGCTGAGCCTCTAGAGCAGGATTTCCTTGTTTATCCTTTTTACCAGTCGGCTTTGCAATAAATACGGTTGAGCCATATGGGTTATATGTAACAGCAGTTTGGGGCAAGGTTAGATATTTGACTTGATCACCAAGATTAATATTCACGTTAGCAAACATGCCCGGCAAAATTTTCTTGTCGGGATTTGCAAGCCGAGCCTCTACTTGAATATTTCGAGTATTAGTATCTACTTTTGGACTAACGGCTGTAATCTTGCCAGTAAAGCTAGCGTCCTTGAATGCATCCGTTGTAACAACCACTTCTTGTCCAACTTGAACTTGCTCGGCATTATTTTGCGGCAAATTAAAATCAACAAAGATGGGGTCCAATGTTTGCAGTGTTAACAACTTATCGCCAGGATTTACAAACTGACCTGGATTAATTGACACAATACCAACTCGCCCACTAAATGGTGCCTTGAGATTTTTCTTTGCCACTAATGCCGTCTGTTGTTCAACTTGCGCTTGCTTAGATTTGGCATCGGCAGCACTAGTGTCGAATACGTTCTTACTAATTGCCTGAATAGCTAGCTGTTGTCTATCACGCTCATTAATCACCTTTGCCAAATCAGCCATCGCTTTTAATGAATTCAATTGCGCAACATCAGAGGCATCATTAAGCTTAATAAGGAGTTCGCCTTCTTTGACATCCTGGCCAGACTTGATGGGTACGCTCTGAACTAAGCCACCAATTTCTGTACTGAGCTCAACGCCCCTGAAAGCCCTAACGTTACCAACACTAGTTAACTTGGGTTGCCACTCAGAAGAAGTAATCACCATCGTAGATACAGTTGCAGGCGGAAGGCCCATGCTGGAGATGAAATGCTTAATCATGAATGTCTTTACTTGATTAAATGTAAAGATCAAACCTAATAGCAAAAATACTCCGCAGAGCATAATGACCATACGACGCTTCATGGGCTCCATTGCCATAAGCTTTTGATGTGCTTTAGTGTTGCGCCATTTTTGACCTACCCACACCCAAAAAGACTTTACTTTTACCCAAAGAGCAATTGCCCTATCGCGCAATTTCCACTCAACTGCCTTACGCCCCAGCCAGGCCCACAAGCCAATCACTATGGCGACGAGAATGTTTTTAATTTTTTCCAGAAGTTTCATTTTGATCTTTGTTCGCTATGTCTTTTGGTTTAAATGCGGGGCCTTCACGATTCCACCAGCCGCCACCAAGTGCTGCAAATAATGCCGCCGTATCCGAGAAACGAGTTGCTTGTGCCGCAACAGATTTCACTTTTGCTTGTTGATACTGGTTTTGGTAATACAGCACTGCCAGGTAGCTAGCTGTACCCAACTTGTATTGCTGCTGCACTAAATCTAAAGTTTCGTAAGCATAGCGCTCAGCATCTGATGCCGCCTTAAGCGCCTGAGCACCAGTCTCTAATGCACGCAATGCATTCGCAACCTCTTGAAATGCATTTAAGACTGTTGCCTGATACTGGAAAGCAGCTTGTTCATAATTTGCAATGGCGCCACGGCGTTGCGCCAATAATGCGCCGCCCTGAAACAAGGGCTGCAAGATACCGCCACCTAAAGTCCATAAAGAAGAGTTTGGTCCAAACAAATTTGCAGATGTCAACGCAGCCGCACCAATCGATCCAGTAATATTAAATTGAGGCAATAAATTAGCAGTTGCAACACCGACAAATGCATTCTGTGCTTTTAGTTGAGCTTCGGCAGCCCGCACATCTGGACGTTGACGCACTAAGCTAGACGGTACTGAAAGCGGTAATTTTTCAGGCAGATGTAAATTTGCAAGATCAAACTTAGCAATGTTTGCATTACTAGGAATTTCTCCGACCAATACAGCCAACTGATTTCGCGCAAAAGCCAGATTTCTCTCGTAGTTAAAAAGATCTACTTGAGAACTTGAAACCAAAGTGCGTTGTGAAGTCACATCTACTTTAGAGACTGTGCCAATCGCTAATTGCTTCTCAGTTACCTCAGCAAGATTGGTCTGGGCTTTTAAAATTTCTTCTGTGGCCTGCATCTGCGCACGCAGAGCCGCTTCCTTAACCGCAGTGGTTACAACATTGGCAGTTAAAGAGAGATAGGCACCTTCTAATTGAAACTGCGCAACTTCTGCTTGTGCACGAGAGCCTTCAACCGCACGTCGCGCTCCGCCAAAAACGTCTAACTTATAAGTGACATTAACTGTAGCGTTATAAAGATTATATGTATCAGTGCCGTAGTTCAAACCATAAACTGCTGATGGCTGCTTTTGTCTTAAAGCATTTGCGCCAACGCCGATCGCTGGAAAATATTGACTACCAATTTGTGCATTGACATTTTCTTGTGCTGCACGCAATGCGGCGTCTGCCGCTCCCAAATTAGGATTTTGCTCAAGCGCCTTTTTAATCAGCGCATCCAGCTCAGGAGATTTATACAGCGCCCACCACTGCGCTTCAATATCAGCTCCCTCGACAAATTCTTGCTCACTTCCCCCAGGAACACCAGGTGCAGGCGTGAGCTTCTTGGATAAGGTTGTTTCTGTATAAGAAGAGGTCTTGGGTGCTTCTGGTTGCTTAAAGTCAGGACCTACAGCGCAGGCCGATAGAGCCCCCACACATATGAGCGGGAGCAAATGTAAACGCAAAAACTGAAGTTTGGATAAAAACATGAGTTGCAACAAATATCCTCTTTTACAAGAGTTATTTGAACACAAAAATGTAATCTGAGCTTCGTAAAGCCCTGATTTATCTACTAAATTTTGTCCACAACTTTGAAAGATTGTCAAACGCACTAGAAATTATTCAACAGTGACGCTTTTCGCAAGATTTCTAGGCTTATCAACATCAGTACCACGAGCACAAGCCGTGTGATACGCAAGTAATTGCAATGGCACTACATGCAAAATGGGTGAGAGATTGCCATAGTGCTCTGGAAGCTTGATGACATTAATGCCTTCACCACTTGAAATATGAGTATCTTGATCGGCAAATACATAAAGCTTTCCTCCACGCGCTTTTACTTCCTGCATATTGGATTTGAGCTTTTCAAGCAACTCATCTTTAGGCGCCACAGTTACCACCGGCATCTTATCTGTGACTAGTGCAAGCGGTCCATGCTTTAACTCCCCAGCTGGATAGGCCTCTGCATGAATATAAGAAATCTCTTTAAGCTTCAGAGCCCCCTCTAATGCAATTGGGTAATGTAAGCCGCGACCTAAGAACAGCGCATTTTCACATTTTGCGAAAGCGTCACTCCAGGCAATAATCTGCGGCTCTAGCGCTAGAACTGCATGCAATGCTTTAGGCAAGTGACGTAAATCGCGTAGCAATTCCTTTTCTTTTTCCACAGAAATTCTGCCAGCACGCTTTGCTAACGATACTGCCAAGATATACAAGGCCAGGAGTTGAGTAGTAAACGCTTTTGTTGACGCAACACCAATTTCTGCGCCAGCCTTAGTCAAGAAATGCCAGTTTGTTTCACGAACCATCGCACTACTTGCAACATTACAAATTGCTAGGGTGCGCTGATGCCCCAAACTCTTGGCATGGCGTAAGGCAGCTAAAGTATCCGCTGTTTCGCCAGACTGGGAAACCACCACAATTAAAGTTTTTGGATTAGGCACAGTAGTGCGATAGCGATATTCACTCGCAATTTCTACCTGCGTTGGAATACCAGCAATATCCTCTAACCAATATTTGGCTACGCATGCAGAGTAATAGCTTGTTCCGCAAGCCAGAATCAAAATTTGATCGAATGTATTCCAATCTTCCAGCTTTGCATTGAACAACTCTGGACCAAACTCGGCAATATTGGCAAGGGTGTCGCCAATTGCTCTAGGCTGCTCAAAAATTTCTTTTTGCATGTAGTGCTGATATGGACCCAAATCAACTGAGTCAGCCTGTGCGGGCATTGGCTTTAATTCTCTATGAATAGAGTTGCCCGCTTGATCAATGATCTCTAAAGTATCTGCCTTAAGGACTGCAACGTCGCCCTCTTCCAAATACATCATAGAATGTGCGCGACCAGCCAACGCTAATGCATCGGATGCCAAAAAGTGCTCATGCTCACCAATGGCAACTACTAAGGGCGACCCTACGCGTGCACCAACTAGTGTGCTTGGATTATCTTGAGCGATAACACCAATAGCATATGCGCCATGCAATTTAGGAAGTACTGCCCTTACTGACTCAGCGATATCTTTTTGTCCGCTGGCAATATATTGCTGATGAACCAAATGCGCAATTACCTCAGTATCGGTTTCTGATGTGAATTCGTAGCCTGCGGCTTTTAATTCGGCGCGGAGTAATTCGTAGTTTTCAATAATGCCGTTATGAACGACTGCGATTAATGCATTGGAAATATGTGGGTGAGCATTTTGAGTGTCTGGCTTCCCATGGGTTGCCCAACGAGTATGCGCAATGCCAAGTGTGCCAACAAAATCTTTCCCTTGCTCAGCCAACTCAGAGACGCGAGCTGTCGTTCGAGCCCTTTCAATAGAATGAACTGCATCATTGCCATTAATTACTGCAAAACCACAAGAGTCATACCCGCGATACTCTAGACGGCGCAAACCTTCGACCAAGACATCAACAATGTTTTTATGGGAAGCTGCACCGACAATACCGCACATTATTTTTTATCCTTTACAGCTTTTTTGACTGTATTCTTTACAGCTTTCTTTGTCACTATTTTTTTTACAACGACTTTTTTAGTTGTCACTTCTTTGGTGACTTTCTTTTCTTGCTTTACGGGACGCTGCCATTGGAGTGACACTTGCTTTGCCCTAGATACAGTTAACTGATTAGCTGGGGCATCTTTAGTCAAGGTAGTGCCCGCACCCAAGGTAGCGCCACGACCTACACGTACAGGCGCAACTAGCTGTGTATCCGAGCCAATAAAAACATCATCTTCAATAATAGTTTGATGTTTATTCACACCATCATAGTTGCAGGTAATTGTTCCGGCGCCAATGTTCACCCTAGATCCAACAATCGAGTCCCCGACATAAGCCAAGTGATTTGCCTTGCTATTGGCTGCAATCTTACTGTTCTTTACTTCTACAAAATTACCAATATGAACATCATTTAATAAGTCTGCTCCAGGGCGCAGTCGAGCATAAGGACCAATAACAGATTGACTACCAACCTTTGCGCCCTCTAAATGACTAAATGCATGTACTGCTACCCCATTACCAATTGCACTATTACGAATCACGCAATATGGTCCAATCTTGACGCCGCTACCTAAGGTGACACATCCCTCAAATACACATCCAACATCAATCGACACATCAGTGCCACACTCTAAGACACCGCGCACATCAATGCGTGCAGGGTCAGCAAGCGATACACCCGCATCCATTAATTGATTAGCAATGTTAAGTTGATAAATGCGCTCAAGAGCAGCGAGCTGATCGCGACTATTCACACCCACAGTCTCGAATTCATCATCGGCCTGTGTTGTTCGAATTGGCACACCATCTTTAACGGCCATCGCAATCACATCAGTTAAGTAGTATTCGCCTTGCGCATTGCTAGCGCGTAATGCCTTGAGCCACTTTTTTAAAGAATTCGTTGGTAACACCATAATTCCAGTGTTGATTTCTTGAATGGCTTTTTGAAGCGGCGTTGCATCTTTCTCTTCGACTATCTCTTTTACAGAACCGTCAGCATCTCGAACGATGCGGCCATAACCAGTAGGATTAGCAAGCTTCTGTGTCAGCAATGCCAATGCGGAATCTTGTCCCTTTGCCCCGTCGGCCAGTTTCGCTAACTTCGCTAGCGTCTTATTGGTTGTGAGAGGAACATCCCCATACAAAACCAATGTGGGCTCTTGAGTATCTAATTTTGGCAAAGCCTGAAGAAGTGCATGGCCCGTTCCTTTTTGCTCAGCTTGCAGGGCAGTTGTAACTTTGCCAAATCTTGCGTCTTCATTACCTACATTTGCTATGAATGCCTTTACATCTGCTGCACCATGTCCAACCACTACAACGGGGCCAATCTTGGATTTCTTATCTTGCAAAGAAAGTGCCGTATTTAGAACATGCTGGAGCAGGGGTTTGCCAGCCAGAGTTTGAAGGACTTTGGGAAGAGCAGATTTCATCCGCTTTCCTTGTCCAGCAGCCAATATGACGATATTCATAAAGGGGGATTATAAGTCTCCTGAATGATGGTTCCACAGGCTAATTCGTCCAATTCAGCCTCATCAATTGCTTTATCACCAGATGATCTAGCGGCAATACCTGTTAGCTCAGTGGAAATCTCCAAGTTTTTGAAATCAAACGCCTCTCCATCCATCAAATGGGAGGGAACAATGTGGTGCATAGATCGAAATAAGTTCTCTACTCGGCCTGGATGCTTCTTTTCCCAATCACGGAGCATTTCTTTCATCGCTTGACGTTGGAGATTGGGCTGACTTCCACACAAATCACATGGAATGATTGGAAAATTCATATCTCCCGCATATCGCTCTAACAACTTCTCAGGGACATACGCCAAAGGACGAATGACGATATGTTTGCCATCATCAGATCGCAACTTTGGCGGCATACCCTTGAGCTTGCCTGCATAGAACATATTAAGCATCAGGGTTTCCAAAATATCATCGCGGTGATGACCTAATGCAATTTTTGTGGCACCCAATTCATCAGCCACTCGATACAAAATACCGCGACGCAAACGTGAACACAAACCACAAGTAGTTTTTCCTTCAGGGATTACTCGTTTCACAATGCTGTATGTATCTTGCTCTTCAATGTGATACTGAATACCCAAACTCTTCAAATAATTGGGCAATATATCGGCTGGGAAATTAGGCTGCTTCTGATCTAAGTTGACTGCTACGATTTCAAAATTGATTGGTGCCCGCTCACGCAATTTCATCAATATGTCGAGCATGGCATAACTATCCTTACCACCAGATACGCACACCATTACTTTATCGCCGTGCTCAATCATGCCAAAGTCGCCGATTGCTTGACCCATTAGACGACAAAGCTTTTTCTCTAACTTATTTTCTTCAAAAATAATTTTACGAATATCGCCCATAACAATTGTGTTCTTTTAAATTTTTATATCTCAAGAATTTTTGATACGAAACACCTCAACACCAACCGAGTGACAGTCAGGGTATACATCTGGCTTAGCAGTACTAACGCGTGCGGCTAATACTTTGGGATGGGAAAGCATTGCACTAACGATGTCATCACAAAATGTTTCTTGTAAATGGATATGACCCTTAGAAGCCCTATCTTTAATGGTTTCACGCATGAAGTCATAATCTACCACTTCATCAAGCTGATCATGTGTGGGCGTATTCATAGCCAATGGAATATATAAATCCACATTCAAAATGACGCGTTGCTCTGCTTTTTTCTCAAAATCATGAACACCAATATTGATAAAAATTTCATAGTCACGTAAAAATAAACGACGACAGTCAATGAGTGCTGGGTGAGAAAGAATGGCATGCATGAATGTTTGCTTTTTTAGGTTGCTAATTAGTTTTGAACATGACATCACGTGTTGATGGCAATAAATGCTGTCCACCATCAACATATAAAGTAGTTCCAGTAATTGCACTAGACTCCGCCAAAAAGACCGCGGCTTTTGCTACGTCTTCGGGAGTTGATGATTTTCCTAGTGGCGTCATTTGATGAGCTTTCGAAAAACCTTCGCTTGTTTGGTTGCCTGATGGCAATGAAATTCCAGGCGCTAAACCGACCACTCGGAGATGGGGCGCAAAATCCATGGCCAACAACTCAACAGACGTCAAAAGAGCCGCCTTGGATAATGTGTAAGAAAGGTAATCTGGATTGAGATTAACCAACTTTTGATCCAATAACTGAATCACAGATGGCACAGAGGAGAATGTCACTGCGTTATCTGGTTTGCTTTTTTGATACTCAAACATCAGTTGGGATAACAGAATTGGCGCGGTCAAATTAACTTGCATATGATCTTGCAAACTTTTTCCAGTCAATGGAATGCTTGAATTACTTCGGTCATATTCAAATATAGATGCGCTATTGACGAGACACTCTAAATGAGGAAAAGCTTCGCTAACTGCCTTAAAAAGGCTATTGGTTTGTATTTCGTCAGATAAATCTGCCTGAAAAGCCTCAGCCTTGACCCCTAGCCCCTGAATTTCCTCAACCGTTTTAGCGGCTTCTTGAGCTGATCGCCCATAATGAACGGCAACATCCCAGCCCTGTCGGGCAAACTGCAAAGCAATTTCTCGACCAAGGCGTTTAGCTGCACCAGTCACCAAAACTGCTTTTGGTTGCTGGGATGGATGTTTTGAACTCGGGTTCAATTAAATTCTCTTAGACTAGCGAGCTATGGATATTACCTTGACCAGCCTTGAAATGGAGCATAGTGAGCTTCTAAGGGCCAAAATAGCCTCTCAGATAGCCCTCCAAGGGGGTTGGCTCCCCTTTTCCCGCTTTATGGAGATGGCGCTGTACGAGCCAGGCATGGGGTACTACAGTGCAGGGGCACATAAGCTAGGAGCTGGCGGTGATTTCACCACTGCACCTGAATTAAGCCCCTTATTTGGCGCCGCTATTTGCTCAACCCTGTTGCCAGTACTTGAAGGACTTAAAGAAAAGGGTTTGCCCGCACAAATCCTTGAGTTTGGCGCTGGTACTGGAAAGTTAGCTACATCCATCCTGACTCGATTGCATGACCTAGGCTTTAGCTTGGACCAGTACGACATTATTGAAATTTCACCAGACTTAGCGCAAAGACAACAGGAAAGGCTTCTTTCAACAGTCCAGCAACTAGAGTTGGACACAAAATGCAATTGGCTTACTCAATTACCTCTAGATTTTAAAGGGGTCATTTTGGCCAATGAAGTAATTGATGCCATTCCCTGTGACGCCATTATTTATCAAGACGGATTTTGGTATTGGTACGGTGTTGCATTGCATGAAGAAAAATTTATCTGGAAAGTAGGTTTACCTGTTGAACAAAAATTACTTCCCGAGAGTCTTCTTGTTGGCAATTTCTCTGAGGGATATGTCACCGAACTTCACACCCCAGCAAACTCATGGATGCAACAAGTAGCTAGGCATTTAGATATCGGCCTGTTTCTTACGTTTGACTATGGCTTTCCCGAAAGCGAGTATTACCATCCACAAAGACTTGAGGGTACCTTGATGGCTCATCACCGTCATCATGCAATTCAGGATCCGTTTTATCTTCCAGGACTTTGTGACCTAACAACACACGTTGATTGGTCTCAAATTGCTCGTAGTGCTTTAGCTGAAAAAGTTGATGATGTTTTTCTCACCAACCAAGCTGCTTACTTACTTGATGCAGGCATAGGTGATATTGCTTTAGAAATTGGTGACCCTAGCGATCCGGAAACCTTTCTGCCTATCTCTAATTCATTGCAAAAATTGCTATCTGAAGCAGAGATGGGTGAGCTCTTTAAAGCATTTGCCTTTTCCAAAAACTTAAAGA
Encoded here:
- a CDS encoding efflux RND transporter periplasmic adaptor subunit, producing MEPMKRRMVIMLCGVFLLLGLIFTFNQVKTFMIKHFISSMGLPPATVSTMVITSSEWQPKLTSVGNVRAFRGVELSTEIGGLVQSVPIKSGQDVKEGELLIKLNDASDVAQLNSLKAMADLAKVINERDRQQLAIQAISKNVFDTSAADAKSKQAQVEQQTALVAKKNLKAPFSGRVGIVSINPGQFVNPGDKLLTLQTLDPIFVDFNLPQNNAEQVQVGQEVVVTTDAFKDASFTGKITAVSPKVDTNTRNIQVEARLANPDKKILPGMFANVNINLGDQVKYLTLPQTAVTYNPYGSTVFIAKPTGKKDKQGNPALEAQQVFVTTGLTRGDQVAILKGVEEGATVVTSGQLKLKNGTPLIINNKVQPANSPNPKPQE
- a CDS encoding efflux transporter outer membrane subunit, with product MFLSKLQFLRLHLLPLICVGALSACAVGPDFKQPEAPKTSSYTETTLSKKLTPAPGVPGGSEQEFVEGADIEAQWWALYKSPELDALIKKALEQNPNLGAADAALRAAQENVNAQIGSQYFPAIGVGANALRQKQPSAVYGLNYGTDTYNLYNATVNVTYKLDVFGGARRAVEGSRAQAEVAQFQLEGAYLSLTANVVTTAVKEAALRAQMQATEEILKAQTNLAEVTEKQLAIGTVSKVDVTSQRTLVSSSQVDLFNYERNLAFARNQLAVLVGEIPSNANIAKFDLANLHLPEKLPLSVPSSLVRQRPDVRAAEAQLKAQNAFVGVATANLLPQFNITGSIGAAALTSANLFGPNSSLWTLGGGILQPLFQGGALLAQRRGAIANYEQAAFQYQATVLNAFQEVANALRALETGAQALKAASDAERYAYETLDLVQQQYKLGTASYLAVLYYQNQYQQAKVKSVAAQATRFSDTAALFAALGGGWWNREGPAFKPKDIANKDQNETSGKN
- the glmS gene encoding glutamine--fructose-6-phosphate transaminase (isomerizing), translating into MCGIVGAASHKNIVDVLVEGLRRLEYRGYDSCGFAVINGNDAVHSIERARTTARVSELAEQGKDFVGTLGIAHTRWATHGKPDTQNAHPHISNALIAVVHNGIIENYELLRAELKAAGYEFTSETDTEVIAHLVHQQYIASGQKDIAESVRAVLPKLHGAYAIGVIAQDNPSTLVGARVGSPLVVAIGEHEHFLASDALALAGRAHSMMYLEEGDVAVLKADTLEIIDQAGNSIHRELKPMPAQADSVDLGPYQHYMQKEIFEQPRAIGDTLANIAEFGPELFNAKLEDWNTFDQILILACGTSYYSACVAKYWLEDIAGIPTQVEIASEYRYRTTVPNPKTLIVVVSQSGETADTLAALRHAKSLGHQRTLAICNVASSAMVRETNWHFLTKAGAEIGVASTKAFTTQLLALYILAVSLAKRAGRISVEKEKELLRDLRHLPKALHAVLALEPQIIAWSDAFAKCENALFLGRGLHYPIALEGALKLKEISYIHAEAYPAGELKHGPLALVTDKMPVVTVAPKDELLEKLKSNMQEVKARGGKLYVFADQDTHISSGEGINVIKLPEHYGNLSPILHVVPLQLLAYHTACARGTDVDKPRNLAKSVTVE
- the glmU gene encoding bifunctional UDP-N-acetylglucosamine diphosphorylase/glucosamine-1-phosphate N-acetyltransferase GlmU; the protein is MNIVILAAGQGKRMKSALPKVLQTLAGKPLLQHVLNTALSLQDKKSKIGPVVVVGHGAADVKAFIANVGNEDARFGKVTTALQAEQKGTGHALLQALPKLDTQEPTLVLYGDVPLTTNKTLAKLAKLADGAKGQDSALALLTQKLANPTGYGRIVRDADGSVKEIVEEKDATPLQKAIQEINTGIMVLPTNSLKKWLKALRASNAQGEYYLTDVIAMAVKDGVPIRTTQADDEFETVGVNSRDQLAALERIYQLNIANQLMDAGVSLADPARIDVRGVLECGTDVSIDVGCVFEGCVTLGSGVKIGPYCVIRNSAIGNGVAVHAFSHLEGAKVGSQSVIGPYARLRPGADLLNDVHIGNFVEVKNSKIAANSKANHLAYVGDSIVGSRVNIGAGTITCNYDGVNKHQTIIEDDVFIGSDTQLVAPVRVGRGATLGAGTTLTKDAPANQLTVSRAKQVSLQWQRPVKQEKKVTKEVTTKKVVVKKIVTKKAVKNTVKKAVKDKK
- the ttcA gene encoding tRNA 2-thiocytidine(32) synthetase TtcA; the encoded protein is MGDIRKIIFEENKLEKKLCRLMGQAIGDFGMIEHGDKVMVCVSGGKDSYAMLDILMKLRERAPINFEIVAVNLDQKQPNFPADILPNYLKSLGIQYHIEEQDTYSIVKRVIPEGKTTCGLCSRLRRGILYRVADELGATKIALGHHRDDILETLMLNMFYAGKLKGMPPKLRSDDGKHIVIRPLAYVPEKLLERYAGDMNFPIIPCDLCGSQPNLQRQAMKEMLRDWEKKHPGRVENLFRSMHHIVPSHLMDGEAFDFKNLEISTELTGIAARSSGDKAIDEAELDELACGTIIQETYNPPL
- a CDS encoding dihydroneopterin aldolase, encoding MHAILSHPALIDCRRLFLRDYEIFINIGVHDFEKKAEQRVILNVDLYIPLAMNTPTHDQLDEVVDYDFMRETIKDRASKGHIHLQETFCDDIVSAMLSHPKVLAARVSTAKPDVYPDCHSVGVEVFRIKNS
- a CDS encoding SDR family oxidoreductase gives rise to the protein MNPSSKHPSQQPKAVLVTGAAKRLGREIALQFARQGWDVAVHYGRSAQEAAKTVEEIQGLGVKAEAFQADLSDEIQTNSLFKAVSEAFPHLECLVNSASIFEYDRSNSSIPLTGKSLQDHMQVNLTAPILLSQLMFEYQKSKPDNAVTFSSVPSVIQLLDQKLVNLNPDYLSYTLSKAALLTSVELLAMDFAPHLRVVGLAPGISLPSGNQTSEGFSKAHQMTPLGKSSTPEDVAKAAVFLAESSAITGTTLYVDGGQHLLPSTRDVMFKTN
- a CDS encoding class I SAM-dependent methyltransferase; its protein translation is MDITLTSLEMEHSELLRAKIASQIALQGGWLPFSRFMEMALYEPGMGYYSAGAHKLGAGGDFTTAPELSPLFGAAICSTLLPVLEGLKEKGLPAQILEFGAGTGKLATSILTRLHDLGFSLDQYDIIEISPDLAQRQQERLLSTVQQLELDTKCNWLTQLPLDFKGVILANEVIDAIPCDAIIYQDGFWYWYGVALHEEKFIWKVGLPVEQKLLPESLLVGNFSEGYVTELHTPANSWMQQVARHLDIGLFLTFDYGFPESEYYHPQRLEGTLMAHHRHHAIQDPFYLPGLCDLTTHVDWSQIARSALAEKVDDVFLTNQAAYLLDAGIGDIALEIGDPSDPETFLPISNSLQKLLSEAEMGELFKAFAFSKNLKSLLPGHTLEDLPGLRGRNRL